GCTTACTCCTCCCGGCAGGCCCGATAGAGGTACGAAAGCGCCCCGCCCAGCATGGCGCCGTTCTTGATGAAGTGGTTCAGTTCGTTCTGTCGCTGCTCGTCGGGAGCGTTCCAGAAGTCGTGCATCGTCGGGGTCACGCCCGCGAGGAACGTGGCGGCGGCGCCGGCCGCGAGTCGCGGAAATCGCCAGAGTGCGATTCCGATCCCCCCGAACGCGAGCATCCCGCTCGTGAACGGAACGAGGTAGTTCGCGTACTCGATGTCTTTCGATTCGGCGTAGGCGATCTGTCCTTCCATCCCCCGGAAGGCGTTGATCGCCGCGGCGAGCAACATCCCGCCGAACAGCAGTCGGCCGAGCAGTGCCGGTGGGTTGCGCTTCCTCGCCGCGGAGTCCTGTCTCTGGCTCATACGAGTCTCTATGGCCGGTAGGTATTTATAGATTTACCACTTGGTAAGACCGTGCCATCATGGGACAGATCAACGGCTTACACCACGTGACCGCGTTCGCGAGCGACGCACAGGAAAACCTCGATTTCTTCCGGAAGGTGCTGGGACTACGGTTCGTCAAACGGACCGTTCGCTTCGACATCCCCGAGGAGATCTATCACTTCTACTACGGCGACGAGGTGGGGACTGCGGGCTCGATCGTGACCTTCTTCCCGATCACGGACATGCCCGAGGGGAGCGTCGGAAAGGGCCAACTCAGCGCCGCCGGGTTGGTGATCCCCGAGGGATCGGTCGAGTATTGGACCGACCGCTTCGAGGAACACGCCGTCGAACACACGGTCGAACAACGGTTCGACGAGACGGCCATCGGCTTTACCGACCCCGACGGAACGCCGTTCGAACTCGTCACGGGCGAGTCGGATATCGAGGCGTGGGGTGACGGCCCGGTTCCCGAAGAACACGGGATTCGGGGGCTCCACAGCGTCACGGTCCACTCGAACGACCCCGCGGGGAGTTTCCGGGCCTTGGAGACCATGGACTGGGACCGGGTCGGGCGCCACGACGAGCCACAGGCCGGCGACCGCGTCCGGTTTCAGGCGCCCGGCGAGGGCAGGGGTGCGGAGTTCGTCGACGTGCTGATCCGCCCGAACGCCCCGCAGGGCGTGATGGGAACGGGAACCTTCCTCCACGTCGCGTTCGACGCCGGCGAGAAATGGGAGCAGAAGGAATGGAGCGAGCGCTTTCGCGACGCCGACCTGATCACCACCTCTCGAAAGGACCGCGATTACTTCTGGTCGATGTACTTCACCGAACCCGGCGGATCGATCTTCGAGTTCGCGACGACGGGGCCGGGCGTCACCCTCGACGAGGACGTCTCCGAACTCGGCGATACCCTCCGAGTCCCCGACTGGCTCGATGTCGATATCGAATACATCGACGAACAGCTGCCCGATATCACCGTCGACTGAATTACTCAGTCGTCGGAATCTCGACGCTGACGTTCGGAACGAGACGCGGGAGGACGAACCGGTCGATCGCCGTGCGCGCCTGTTCGGGGGCATCGTTCTGTCCCAGCGAGATTCGGCGTGCTCGCGCCGAGTGAATGACGTCAGTCAGTAGCTGGGAGAACTCCATGGCGTCGACCTCGGCGAAGGTCCCGTCGTCG
The DNA window shown above is from Halalkalicoccus jeotgali B3 and carries:
- a CDS encoding VOC family protein, which codes for MGQINGLHHVTAFASDAQENLDFFRKVLGLRFVKRTVRFDIPEEIYHFYYGDEVGTAGSIVTFFPITDMPEGSVGKGQLSAAGLVIPEGSVEYWTDRFEEHAVEHTVEQRFDETAIGFTDPDGTPFELVTGESDIEAWGDGPVPEEHGIRGLHSVTVHSNDPAGSFRALETMDWDRVGRHDEPQAGDRVRFQAPGEGRGAEFVDVLIRPNAPQGVMGTGTFLHVAFDAGEKWEQKEWSERFRDADLITTSRKDRDYFWSMYFTEPGGSIFEFATTGPGVTLDEDVSELGDTLRVPDWLDVDIEYIDEQLPDITVD
- a CDS encoding DoxX family protein, coding for MSQRQDSAARKRNPPALLGRLLFGGMLLAAAINAFRGMEGQIAYAESKDIEYANYLVPFTSGMLAFGGIGIALWRFPRLAAGAAATFLAGVTPTMHDFWNAPDEQRQNELNHFIKNGAMLGGALSYLYRACREE